From a region of the Fischerella sp. JS2 genome:
- a CDS encoding HAD family phosphatase has translation MTLKAVLFDFNGVIINDESIHLQLIDEILIQENLQPQRSDERQASLGRSDRACFHDLLTRRGRVVTQEYLTRLLIKKAELYALELEKLEKLPLYSGLDDLIFQVRSRNLNIALVSGAIRKEIELVLERAKLTEYFPVIIAGDDIITSKPEPDGYLLAVERLNQAYADLDLQPNECLAIEDTPAGIQAAKRAGMQVVGVANTYPFHMLQRLANWTVDYLTDLELERVQEVYLKNQCQPTAGEC, from the coding sequence ATGACTTTAAAGGCAGTTCTGTTTGATTTTAATGGCGTCATCATCAATGATGAGTCCATCCACCTACAATTAATTGATGAGATTCTCATTCAAGAAAACCTCCAACCTCAACGAAGTGATGAACGTCAAGCTTCTCTGGGACGAAGCGATCGCGCCTGTTTTCATGATTTACTCACTCGTCGCGGTAGAGTTGTGACACAAGAGTACTTAACTCGACTGTTAATCAAGAAAGCAGAACTATATGCTTTGGAATTAGAAAAGCTGGAAAAGTTGCCTTTATATTCTGGTTTAGATGACTTGATATTTCAGGTGCGATCGCGCAACTTAAACATAGCACTAGTTAGTGGTGCAATTCGTAAAGAAATAGAACTTGTTCTGGAACGTGCCAAGCTAACTGAATACTTTCCTGTGATTATAGCTGGAGATGACATCATCACCAGTAAACCAGAACCTGATGGTTACTTGTTAGCAGTAGAACGCCTTAACCAAGCTTATGCAGATTTGGATTTACAACCAAATGAGTGTTTGGCAATTGAAGATACTCCAGCTGGTATCCAAGCAGCAAAACGCGCCGGGATGCAAGTTGTGGGTGTAGCAAATACTTACCCATTTCACATGCTTCAACGTCTAGCAAACTGGACTGTAGATTATCTAACTGATTTAGAACTAGAACGTGTACAGGAAGTATATTTAAAAAACCAGTGCCAACCAACCGCAGGTGAATGTTAA
- a CDS encoding hybrid sensor histidine kinase/response regulator — protein sequence MAQQQFIILIIDDCSEDRAVYRRYLLQDPQHHYQILEEETGESALQLCQQLQPDSILLDFLLPDMDGLEFLTELKQQSNGSMPAVIMLTGHGNETVAVQAMKSGVQDYLVKGDITAESLRFTIQSAIENIQLRQQLQRSEERFRTSVENMLDCFGIYSAIRNEAGEILDFRIDYLNAAACESNLMSKEEQLGKSLCEVLPGHRKYGLFEQYCQVVNTGKPFVKESLIYTDIFGKHQFTRAFDIRVAKLGDGFVASWRDVTKKKQIEQALRESEERYRFLSEAIPQIVWICDANGGCEYLNQRWYEFTGQAVEQGIGSGWLEVVHPEDTQRVMQTFTQSLNTGKLYEVELRYRCHDQSYHWFLARALPKKDEQGRIVKWFGTSTDINERKQLEAERAHLYQLEQAARAEAEAANRAKDEFVAMVSHDLRSPLNAILGWAKLLQSRKQDETTIIRALQTIERNALSQAKLIDDLLNMSRILRGQLELQLYQVNLVTIIQTALETVYPSANDKSIYLESKLDDAVPPIIGDPNRLQQILGNVLSNAIKFTSEGGRVEIRLDRVVKNTNKRHGDQGIRETRGNADNENMRNRFSASNFYAQITVTDTGIGISPEFLPHIFERYRQVESYKQGGLGLGLAIARHLVELHGGTIEATSDGEGKGTTFTILLPFRG from the coding sequence ATGGCGCAACAACAGTTTATCATTTTGATCATTGATGATTGTTCGGAAGACCGCGCAGTCTATCGCCGTTATCTGTTACAAGACCCACAACACCACTACCAAATTCTAGAAGAGGAAACGGGAGAAAGCGCCCTACAATTGTGTCAGCAACTCCAGCCTGACAGTATATTATTGGATTTTTTGTTACCAGATATGGATGGGCTGGAATTTCTCACAGAATTAAAACAGCAGAGCAACGGCAGTATGCCAGCTGTAATTATGTTAACAGGACATGGCAATGAAACTGTTGCTGTGCAGGCAATGAAAAGTGGTGTTCAAGACTACTTGGTGAAAGGAGATATCACAGCAGAGAGTTTACGCTTTACTATCCAGTCTGCGATTGAAAATATCCAACTACGCCAGCAGTTGCAACGTAGTGAAGAACGTTTCCGTACCTCCGTTGAAAATATGCTGGACTGTTTCGGTATTTACTCAGCAATTCGGAATGAAGCAGGGGAAATTCTAGACTTTAGAATAGATTATTTGAACGCCGCAGCTTGTGAATCTAACTTGATGAGCAAGGAAGAACAACTAGGTAAAAGTTTGTGCGAAGTTTTACCTGGGCATAGAAAATATGGCTTGTTTGAGCAGTATTGTCAGGTGGTAAATACAGGCAAACCGTTTGTGAAAGAATCACTGATCTACACAGATATATTTGGTAAACACCAATTCACTAGAGCCTTTGATATCCGTGTGGCTAAATTGGGAGATGGCTTTGTGGCATCTTGGCGGGATGTCACGAAAAAAAAGCAGATAGAACAAGCATTGCGAGAAAGCGAAGAGCGTTATCGGTTTTTATCTGAAGCTATACCACAAATAGTATGGATTTGTGATGCGAACGGTGGATGTGAATATCTCAATCAACGATGGTATGAATTTACCGGACAAGCTGTTGAGCAAGGGATTGGATCTGGTTGGTTGGAAGTTGTGCATCCAGAAGATACGCAACGAGTCATGCAAACATTTACACAGTCTTTAAATACAGGAAAACTGTACGAAGTAGAATTGCGCTACCGTTGTCATGACCAAAGCTATCATTGGTTTTTAGCAAGAGCTTTGCCCAAAAAGGATGAGCAAGGACGGATTGTAAAATGGTTTGGTACAAGTACAGATATAAATGAGCGTAAACAATTAGAAGCAGAACGTGCCCATCTTTATCAACTTGAGCAAGCTGCTCGTGCGGAAGCAGAAGCAGCAAATCGTGCTAAAGATGAGTTTGTGGCTATGGTATCTCATGATTTACGTTCTCCTCTCAATGCCATTCTGGGTTGGGCGAAACTGCTACAAAGTCGTAAACAGGATGAAACAACTATCATCCGTGCTTTGCAAACTATCGAACGCAATGCTTTATCTCAAGCAAAACTTATAGATGACTTGTTGAATATGTCCCGCATACTCCGGGGTCAGCTAGAGTTGCAGCTATACCAAGTCAATCTTGTCACTATTATCCAGACAGCATTAGAAACTGTCTACCCAAGCGCTAATGACAAAAGTATTTATCTAGAGTCTAAGCTTGATGATGCAGTGCCACCAATTATTGGTGATCCGAATCGCTTGCAGCAAATTTTAGGAAATGTGCTTTCTAATGCGATTAAGTTCACTTCTGAAGGAGGGCGGGTGGAAATACGATTAGATAGGGTAGTAAAAAACACAAATAAAAGGCATGGGGATCAGGGGATAAGGGAGACAAGGGGCAATGCGGATAATGAGAATATGAGGAATAGATTCTCTGCATCTAACTTCTATGCTCAAATCACAGTTACTGACACAGGTATCGGTATCAGTCCTGAGTTTTTACCTCATATTTTTGAACGTTATCGTCAGGTAGAATCCTACAAACAAGGTGGTTTAGGATTAGGTTTAGCGATCGCTCGTCATTTAGTAGAATTGCATGGCGGAACTATCGAAGCAACTAGCGATGGTGAAGGTAAAGGTACTACTTTCACCATCTTGTTGCCATTTAGAGGTTAG
- a CDS encoding aminotransferase class I/II-fold pyridoxal phosphate-dependent enzyme, giving the protein MLDQNQTPLLHTLKVCAERPHAPFYTPGHKRGVGISPKIANVFGKTVFRNDLPELTELDNLFAPVGVIQQAQELAAEAFGAAQTWFLVNGSTCGIEAAILATCSTGDKIILPRNVHSSAIAGLILSGAIPIFINPEYDPVLDIAHSITPKAVAAALFNHPDAKAVIMVYPTYYGVCGDVQVIAQITHQYNIPLLVDEAHGAHFAFHPQLPTPALQAGADLSVQSIHKTLGAMTQASMLHIQGERINRDRLNKALRLVQSTSPSYLLLASLDAARQQMALYGKQLMSRTLQLAEEARTRIAKISGLSILQSPLQGELGGSPGFISLDQTRLTVTVSGLGITGFTAEEILDQQFGVTAEFASLQHLTFIISLGNTQEDIEQLVQAFTKLAEITSPPLSYKAEGVEIWDDVFSMGASVHISPREAFFSATETLPISKTIGRICAEIVYPYPPGIPVLMPGEIITKPALEYLQQIQTMGGFISGCADTSLSTITVVNGKF; this is encoded by the coding sequence ATGCTTGATCAAAATCAAACACCTTTATTACATACCTTAAAAGTCTGTGCTGAACGTCCCCATGCACCTTTTTACACTCCAGGACATAAACGAGGTGTGGGAATTTCTCCAAAGATAGCTAATGTTTTTGGTAAAACTGTATTTCGCAACGATTTACCAGAGTTGACAGAATTGGATAATTTGTTTGCACCAGTAGGTGTTATCCAACAAGCACAAGAATTAGCAGCAGAAGCCTTTGGCGCTGCACAAACATGGTTTCTTGTCAATGGTTCTACTTGTGGAATCGAAGCAGCAATTCTTGCTACTTGCAGCACTGGCGATAAAATTATTCTGCCACGCAATGTTCATTCCTCTGCGATCGCAGGATTAATTCTCTCTGGTGCTATACCAATTTTTATCAATCCAGAATACGACCCTGTTTTAGATATTGCTCACAGTATCACTCCCAAGGCAGTAGCAGCAGCACTCTTCAACCATCCTGACGCCAAAGCCGTAATCATGGTTTACCCTACATACTACGGTGTGTGTGGAGATGTACAAGTGATCGCCCAAATTACCCACCAATATAATATTCCTTTACTGGTAGACGAAGCCCACGGCGCGCACTTTGCTTTTCACCCCCAACTACCCACCCCAGCCTTGCAAGCAGGCGCAGATTTATCTGTTCAGTCAATTCATAAAACCCTGGGTGCAATGACCCAAGCATCGATGCTGCATATCCAAGGTGAAAGAATAAATCGCGATCGCCTCAACAAAGCTTTACGGTTAGTACAATCTACTAGTCCTAGTTATTTACTCTTAGCTTCTTTGGATGCAGCCCGTCAACAAATGGCGCTGTATGGCAAACAGTTAATGTCTCGCACACTGCAACTTGCTGAGGAGGCGAGAACTAGAATTGCAAAAATTTCTGGATTGTCAATTTTACAAAGCCCTCTACAAGGAGAGTTGGGGGGATCTCCTGGTTTTATCAGCTTAGATCAAACACGTTTAACTGTGACTGTTTCCGGCTTAGGTATAACAGGTTTTACTGCCGAAGAAATTCTCGATCAACAGTTCGGTGTAACTGCGGAATTTGCATCGCTACAGCATCTTACGTTCATTATCAGTTTAGGCAACACTCAAGAAGATATCGAGCAGTTGGTGCAAGCTTTTACTAAACTTGCTGAGATCACCTCACCCCCTCTCTCCTATAAAGCAGAAGGGGTGGAAATATGGGATGATGTTTTTAGTATGGGGGCTTCTGTGCATATATCGCCTCGTGAAGCTTTTTTTTCTGCGACAGAAACTTTACCAATTTCAAAAACTATAGGACGTATTTGTGCTGAAATCGTCTATCCTTATCCCCCTGGTATTCCTGTGTTGATGCCGGGAGAAATAATTACTAAACCTGCGTTGGAATATTTACAACAAATCCAGACAATGGGCGGATTTATTAGTGGTTGTGCGGATACTAGTTTAAGTACAATTACTGTTGTAAATGGTAAATTTTGA
- a CDS encoding response regulator, with amino-acid sequence MIGNSTQLILVIEDSDEDFEALRRVMYRQEVLNPILRCADGDEALDYLYHTGAYGDPKTAPRPSLILLDLNLPGTDGRELLEQIKQDQNLKDIPVIVFTTSSNPRDIEICYRNNAASYILKPIDINKLKQTLQNFLTYWLDIVVLPDNIGR; translated from the coding sequence ATGATTGGCAATAGCACTCAATTAATACTTGTAATTGAAGACAGCGACGAAGATTTTGAAGCTTTACGGCGAGTGATGTACCGTCAAGAAGTATTAAATCCTATTCTTCGTTGTGCTGATGGCGACGAGGCACTAGACTATCTTTACCACACAGGAGCCTACGGCGATCCTAAAACTGCTCCTCGCCCCTCGCTCATCTTACTTGACCTGAACTTACCAGGAACAGATGGGCGAGAATTATTAGAACAAATTAAGCAGGATCAAAACCTCAAAGATATTCCTGTTATAGTATTTACTACCTCTTCCAATCCCAGAGATATCGAAATATGTTATCGCAATAATGCAGCTAGTTATATTCTCAAACCAATTGACATTAATAAATTAAAACAAACGCTACAAAACTTTCTTACTTATTGGTTGGATATTGTGGTTCTTCCCGATAATATCGGCAGGTAG
- a CDS encoding class I SAM-dependent methyltransferase has product MTIRENTIWERFVSPVVRLLINEEELQNYAKSVDWEKESDRFRRADVTMPTYYSSQNFHGIKGGYLNSGAAVSYDAVTQYVLPPNETWVRYSLINAIKVVPQRIIDLGCGTGSTTLMLKQAFPDAEVIGLDLSPYMLVRASHKAESANLHIHWRHGNAEDTRLPSNSFDLVTANLLFHETPAAISQAILREAFRLLRVGGQVLILDGNQKTLRQIEWLNDVFEEPYIREYANGSVDAWMGAAGFAGVQTQDVWWTNQVTSGIKPISTTGETVQKMQQYTPASPDSILDNNDLQGFPSPAFDTTA; this is encoded by the coding sequence ATGACGATTCGTGAAAATACAATCTGGGAGCGGTTTGTGTCGCCTGTAGTACGTCTTTTGATTAATGAAGAAGAGTTACAGAATTATGCCAAAAGTGTGGACTGGGAAAAAGAAAGCGATCGCTTTCGACGTGCTGATGTTACAATGCCTACTTACTACAGCAGCCAAAACTTCCACGGAATCAAAGGTGGATATCTGAACTCTGGTGCGGCGGTGAGCTACGATGCTGTTACCCAATACGTTTTACCACCAAATGAAACTTGGGTTCGCTACAGCTTAATTAATGCGATCAAAGTCGTGCCGCAACGCATAATAGATTTGGGTTGCGGTACAGGATCAACAACATTAATGCTCAAGCAGGCTTTTCCTGATGCCGAAGTTATTGGTTTGGATTTATCTCCTTATATGTTAGTAAGGGCCTCCCACAAAGCCGAAAGTGCTAATTTGCATATACATTGGCGACATGGCAATGCAGAAGATACTAGATTACCAAGTAACTCTTTTGACTTAGTCACAGCAAATTTGTTATTCCACGAAACACCAGCAGCTATTTCTCAGGCAATTCTACGAGAGGCATTTCGCTTATTACGCGTCGGTGGACAAGTGCTGATCTTAGATGGTAATCAAAAGACCCTACGTCAGATAGAATGGCTCAATGATGTATTTGAAGAGCCTTATATTCGTGAGTATGCAAATGGCAGTGTGGATGCGTGGATGGGTGCAGCAGGATTTGCAGGAGTACAAACTCAGGATGTGTGGTGGACAAATCAGGTGACTAGCGGTATCAAACCGATTTCCACAACAGGAGAAACTGTGCAAAAGATGCAACAGTATACTCCGGCATCACCAGATAGCATACTAGACAACAACGACTTACAGGGTTTTCCGTCTCCAGCTTTTGATACAACGGCATGA
- a CDS encoding DUF3598 family protein translates to MVQKHLQDFQVFPKHIGIWYGSWTCLDAKAKETLRFEAEITQKIIENQWIQTNTYKYPDGRNVTNSFVGKVISEDEVEIEALDLPEWQNFRTIAREYGDNMIIFNVWNKATGNLFATEIINLINHNNRCRTTQSFTEEGKVKGFMLIVEERVL, encoded by the coding sequence ATGGTGCAAAAACACTTGCAAGACTTCCAAGTATTTCCTAAGCACATTGGAATTTGGTATGGTTCCTGGACATGTTTGGATGCTAAAGCTAAGGAAACTCTACGTTTTGAGGCTGAAATTACGCAGAAAATTATTGAAAACCAATGGATACAAACCAATACCTACAAATATCCTGATGGTAGGAATGTAACTAACTCTTTTGTCGGTAAAGTAATTAGTGAAGATGAAGTAGAAATAGAAGCTCTGGATCTTCCTGAGTGGCAAAATTTTAGAACAATTGCTCGAGAATATGGAGATAATATGATTATCTTTAATGTTTGGAACAAAGCAACTGGTAATTTATTTGCGACGGAAATAATCAATCTAATTAATCACAACAATCGATGTCGCACAACTCAAAGCTTTACCGAGGAAGGAAAGGTAAAAGGCTTTATGTTGATTGTTGAAGAGCGAGTTTTATAA
- the ychF gene encoding redox-regulated ATPase YchF, which produces MLRAGIVGLPNVGKSTLFNALVANAKAEAANFPFCTIEPNVGVVAVPDERLNVLGKISKSVQIIPARVEFVDIAGLVKGASQGEGLGNQFLSHIREVDAIVHVVRCFENDDIIHVAGSVDPARDIETINLELGLADLAQIERRIERTKKQARTSKEAQFELTVLEKLAAALNEGKSVRQISLTQEETAVIKQLGLLTSKPIIYAANVSEDELATGNEFVEKVRQIAATENAQVVVVSAQVEAELIELSEEERADFIASLGVEEGGLKSLIRATYILLGLRTYFTSGEKETRAWTIKAGMLAPQAAGVIHSDFERGFIRAETVAYDDLAAAGSMAAAKEKGLVRSEGKDYVVKEGDVMLFRFNV; this is translated from the coding sequence ATGCTGAGAGCCGGGATTGTCGGACTTCCCAACGTTGGAAAATCTACGTTATTTAACGCTTTAGTTGCTAATGCCAAGGCAGAAGCTGCTAACTTTCCATTTTGTACAATAGAACCGAATGTCGGCGTTGTAGCAGTGCCAGACGAACGGTTAAATGTTTTAGGTAAGATTTCCAAGTCGGTACAAATTATCCCGGCCCGCGTTGAGTTCGTGGATATCGCTGGTTTGGTGAAAGGTGCAAGTCAGGGTGAAGGACTGGGTAATCAATTTTTGTCTCATATCCGCGAAGTTGATGCCATTGTCCATGTAGTGCGTTGTTTTGAAAATGATGACATTATTCACGTTGCTGGTTCAGTAGATCCCGCACGGGATATTGAGACAATTAATTTGGAACTAGGGTTAGCTGATTTAGCCCAAATCGAACGCCGAATTGAACGGACTAAAAAACAAGCCCGTACCAGCAAAGAAGCACAATTTGAATTGACAGTATTGGAAAAATTAGCTGCGGCATTAAATGAAGGCAAATCAGTACGGCAGATTAGTTTAACACAAGAAGAAACAGCAGTTATTAAACAACTAGGTTTGCTGACATCAAAACCGATAATTTATGCTGCCAACGTATCTGAAGATGAATTGGCAACAGGAAATGAATTTGTCGAAAAAGTCAGACAAATTGCTGCAACAGAAAATGCTCAAGTTGTTGTCGTTTCGGCACAAGTAGAAGCAGAATTAATCGAATTATCAGAGGAAGAAAGAGCAGATTTTATCGCATCTTTAGGTGTAGAAGAAGGTGGGTTAAAATCATTAATTCGTGCCACTTACATACTCTTAGGATTGCGTACTTATTTCACATCTGGTGAAAAAGAAACCCGTGCCTGGACAATTAAAGCCGGAATGCTAGCACCGCAAGCAGCAGGTGTAATTCACAGCGATTTTGAACGCGGATTTATTCGTGCTGAAACTGTTGCTTACGATGATTTAGCAGCAGCTGGTTCTATGGCTGCTGCAAAAGAAAAAGGCTTAGTTCGCAGTGAAGGAAAAGATTACGTCGTCAAGGAAGGTGACGTGATGCTGTTCAGATTTAATGTGTAA
- a CDS encoding RtcB family protein produces the protein MPYEKLEISTLSPVLSWANHPLATEETKMAKNVASLPFVFKHVALMPDVHLGKGALVGSVIATKEAIIPAAVGVDIGCGMAAIKTPFKGEQLEGKLKKIRLDIEAAIPTGFNENKEVEKAVTNWQSWRDFKDLHPGVQNLQEKAMRQMGSLGGGNHFIEVCLDTENQVWLMLHSGSRHIGNVLAQSHINTAKELAKMAGNNLPDPDLAHFVAGTLEFQTYWHDLQWAQAYARFNRDVMMARFKHIIEKHLAGGKATKPLLEVNCHHNYAEQEVHFGEEVYVTRKGAVRAQTEDYGIIPGSMGAKSFIVKGKGCANSFCSCSHGAGRLLSRNKAKNVYTLDDLIEQTKGVECRKDTGVLDEIPGAYKPIDEVMTNQSDLVEVVATLKQVICVKG, from the coding sequence ATGCCTTACGAAAAATTAGAAATTTCTACATTATCTCCTGTTTTATCTTGGGCAAATCATCCTTTGGCAACAGAAGAAACCAAGATGGCAAAAAATGTAGCATCACTACCATTTGTATTTAAACATGTAGCATTAATGCCGGATGTTCACTTGGGTAAAGGTGCGTTAGTAGGTTCTGTAATTGCCACTAAAGAAGCAATTATTCCTGCGGCTGTCGGTGTTGATATTGGTTGCGGGATGGCTGCTATCAAAACACCATTCAAAGGTGAACAATTAGAAGGTAAACTCAAGAAGATTCGCTTAGATATCGAAGCCGCAATTCCTACAGGATTTAACGAAAATAAAGAAGTCGAAAAAGCTGTAACAAATTGGCAAAGCTGGCGAGATTTTAAAGACTTGCATCCAGGGGTGCAAAACTTGCAAGAAAAAGCGATGCGACAAATGGGTTCTCTAGGCGGAGGTAATCATTTTATTGAAGTTTGTCTCGATACAGAGAACCAAGTTTGGTTGATGTTACATTCTGGTTCTCGCCATATCGGAAATGTGCTAGCACAGTCTCACATAAATACGGCAAAAGAATTAGCAAAAATGGCAGGTAATAATTTGCCTGATCCAGATTTAGCTCATTTTGTGGCTGGTACACTAGAATTCCAAACATATTGGCATGATTTACAGTGGGCGCAAGCATACGCACGCTTCAACCGCGATGTAATGATGGCACGTTTTAAACACATTATCGAAAAGCATTTAGCAGGAGGGAAAGCGACGAAACCTTTACTAGAAGTAAATTGCCATCATAATTATGCTGAACAAGAAGTACATTTTGGTGAGGAAGTGTATGTAACTCGTAAAGGTGCAGTGCGTGCCCAAACAGAAGATTATGGCATTATACCTGGTTCAATGGGGGCAAAATCATTCATTGTGAAAGGTAAAGGTTGTGCTAATAGCTTTTGTTCTTGTAGTCATGGTGCTGGTCGTTTACTATCAAGAAATAAGGCAAAAAATGTCTATACACTTGATGATTTAATTGAACAAACAAAAGGGGTAGAATGTCGCAAAGACACAGGTGTTTTGGATGAAATACCAGGTGCTTATAAACCTATAGATGAAGTGATGACAAATCAATCTGATTTAGTGGAAGTAGTAGCTACACTCAAGCAGGTTATTTGTGTGAAAGGTTAA
- the guaA gene encoding glutamine-hydrolyzing GMP synthase, which yields MSTAVTLPTEQASQIVEDLGQINRQMIVILDFGSQYSELIARRIRETQVYSEVLSYRTTIEQLRKLNPKGIILSGGPSSVYDQGAPKCDPEIWHLGIPILGVCYGMQLMVQQLGGEVAKADLAEYGKASLYIDDPTDLLTNVEDGTTMWMSHGDSVTSMPSGFELLAHTENTPCAAIADHNRKLYGVQFHPEVVHSIGGLPLIRNFVYHICECEPTWTTAAFVEESIREIRAKVGDKRVLLALSGGVDSSTLAFLLHKAIGEQLTCVFIDQGFMRKYEPERLLKLFQEQFHIPVEYVNARDRFLKALSGVTEPEEKRRIIGHEFIRVFEEESRRLGPFDYLAQGTLYPDVIESADTNVDPQTGERVAVKIKSHHNVGGLPKDLRFKLVEPLRKLFKDEVRKVGRSIGLPEEIVQRHPFPGPGLAIRILGEITAERLKILRDADLIVRQEINQRGLYHEYWQAFAVLLPIKSVGVMGDQRTYAYPIVLRIVTSEDGMTADWARVPYDVLEVISNRIVNEVKGVNRVVYDITSKPPGTIEWE from the coding sequence ATGAGTACAGCGGTGACCCTACCAACAGAACAAGCGTCTCAAATTGTAGAAGATTTGGGACAAATCAATCGCCAAATGATTGTAATTCTCGATTTTGGTTCTCAGTATTCTGAACTGATAGCCCGCCGAATTCGAGAAACTCAAGTTTATTCTGAAGTTCTTTCCTATCGCACCACTATTGAACAGTTGCGAAAGCTCAACCCTAAGGGAATCATCCTCTCTGGTGGTCCTAGTTCAGTTTATGACCAAGGCGCTCCCAAATGCGACCCAGAAATTTGGCATTTAGGAATTCCCATCTTAGGTGTTTGCTACGGTATGCAATTGATGGTGCAGCAGTTGGGTGGGGAAGTAGCCAAAGCTGACCTAGCTGAATATGGTAAGGCATCATTATATATAGATGATCCCACAGACTTACTGACCAACGTCGAAGATGGCACAACTATGTGGATGAGTCATGGTGACTCAGTGACATCAATGCCATCAGGGTTTGAATTGTTGGCACATACAGAAAATACTCCTTGTGCTGCGATCGCTGATCACAACCGTAAACTCTATGGCGTCCAGTTCCATCCAGAAGTAGTTCATTCTATTGGTGGTCTGCCATTAATTCGCAATTTTGTTTACCACATTTGCGAGTGTGAACCGACTTGGACAACCGCCGCTTTTGTCGAAGAATCAATTCGTGAAATTCGCGCCAAAGTAGGTGACAAGCGGGTGCTGTTGGCCTTGTCTGGTGGTGTTGATTCCTCTACTCTTGCCTTTTTGCTGCATAAAGCGATCGGTGAGCAATTAACTTGTGTTTTTATTGACCAAGGCTTCATGCGGAAGTATGAACCAGAGCGATTATTGAAGTTATTTCAAGAGCAGTTCCATATACCTGTAGAGTACGTTAATGCTCGCGATCGCTTCTTAAAAGCTCTCAGTGGTGTTACTGAACCAGAAGAAAAACGTCGTATTATTGGACACGAATTTATTAGAGTATTTGAAGAGGAATCAAGACGCCTTGGGCCCTTTGATTATTTAGCGCAAGGTACGCTATATCCAGACGTGATTGAATCTGCTGACACCAACGTTGATCCACAGACAGGCGAACGAGTTGCAGTGAAAATCAAGAGCCATCACAATGTTGGTGGTTTACCCAAAGATCTACGATTTAAATTGGTAGAACCACTACGGAAACTATTTAAAGATGAAGTCCGTAAAGTCGGTCGTTCTATTGGCTTGCCAGAAGAAATCGTACAGCGTCATCCTTTTCCTGGCCCAGGTTTAGCGATTCGGATTTTGGGCGAAATCACTGCCGAACGCTTAAAGATTTTGCGGGATGCCGATTTAATTGTCCGGCAAGAGATCAATCAAAGGGGCTTGTACCATGAATACTGGCAAGCTTTTGCCGTATTGTTGCCAATTAAGAGCGTGGGCGTAATGGGTGATCAACGTACCTACGCTTATCCCATTGTCTTACGCATCGTCACCAGTGAAGATGGTATGACAGCAGACTGGGCGCGTGTACCATACGACGTACTAGAGGTGATTTCCAACCGGATTGTCAACGAAGTTAAAGGAGTTAACCGGGTAGTTTACGATATTACCTCCAAGCCACCTGGAACTATCGAGTGGGAATAA